From Chitinivibrio alkaliphilus ACht1, one genomic window encodes:
- a CDS encoding ribonuclease HII — translation MNRYEFDAAYEHGGAPIGTDEAGRGPLAGPVVAAAVQLNMNDPIDELRDSKKLREKKREVLFTQICSRATAFGIATVCAAEIDRINILQASLQAMARAVSKITPTPKIVLIDGIHPIPDLCAEQQHPLVKGDDRSACIAAASIVAKVIRDRIMRGYHTRWPQYEFASHKGYPTRRHKELLRQYGPVQIHRKSFAMDIPKKNPQQLSFL, via the coding sequence ATGAATAGATACGAATTTGATGCCGCATATGAACACGGAGGAGCCCCCATTGGTACCGACGAGGCAGGACGTGGCCCTCTTGCCGGGCCGGTGGTAGCTGCGGCTGTGCAACTGAATATGAACGATCCCATAGATGAGCTGAGAGATTCAAAAAAGCTACGTGAAAAAAAACGTGAAGTCTTGTTCACGCAAATCTGTTCCCGAGCCACCGCCTTTGGAATAGCAACGGTATGTGCCGCTGAAATAGATCGTATCAATATTCTGCAAGCATCTTTACAAGCCATGGCGCGCGCTGTTTCAAAAATAACACCGACTCCCAAGATTGTACTTATCGATGGAATCCATCCCATACCAGATCTCTGTGCAGAACAACAACACCCGCTCGTAAAGGGAGATGACAGGAGTGCCTGTATTGCAGCAGCATCCATCGTTGCCAAGGTCATTCGAGACAGAATTATGCGGGGATACCATACTCGATGGCCCCAATATGAATTTGCATCGCATAAGGGATACCCCACTCGACGTCATAAGGAGCTCTTGAGACAGTATGGCCCCGTACAGATTCACCGCAAAAGTTTCGCCATGGATATCCCCAAAAAAAATCCTCAACAGCTCTCGTTTCTATAA
- the purN gene encoding phosphoribosylglycinamide formyltransferase, with translation MNIAVFASGGGSNFAALITEKLRRDLTYTPRLLVSNNSQCGAMEIARNQAIPTLHIAPSHYSTPEAYAHALLRELENTGIECIVLAGYMKRIPEPVIAAYPQRILNIHPSLLPSFGGKGMYGGRIHEAVISRGVKITGITIHFVTSDYDEGPIIRQEPVFVEDTDTVQSLAQRVLAKEHAIYWKAVEDVAQEQLVVENGRVYRHE, from the coding sequence ATGAATATTGCTGTGTTTGCCTCTGGCGGTGGATCTAATTTCGCCGCACTCATAACCGAAAAACTGCGGAGAGACCTCACCTATACTCCCAGACTCCTTGTGTCAAACAACAGCCAATGCGGTGCCATGGAGATTGCCCGAAATCAGGCGATTCCCACCTTGCACATAGCACCATCCCATTATTCAACCCCCGAAGCCTACGCCCACGCTTTACTACGGGAATTAGAAAACACCGGCATAGAGTGCATTGTCCTTGCCGGCTACATGAAACGCATTCCTGAGCCTGTAATAGCAGCATATCCCCAGCGTATCCTTAACATACATCCTTCGCTCCTGCCCTCATTTGGGGGCAAAGGTATGTACGGAGGCAGAATTCATGAAGCGGTTATTTCCCGCGGGGTAAAGATTACAGGCATCACCATACATTTTGTCACCTCCGACTACGACGAAGGCCCCATAATACGACAAGAACCTGTTTTCGTGGAAGACACGGATACAGTGCAGAGCTTGGCTCAACGAGTGCTCGCAAAGGAGCATGCCATATATTGGAAGGCCGTTGAAGATGTAGCTCAAGAGCAACTTGTGGTAGAAAATGGACGGGTATACCGCCATGAATAG
- a CDS encoding glycosyltransferase gives MIYTISALLLFLIYILLLLAALSTRLFQKNYTAPPVQTPLPSCAVIIPCKGFSEDLERNLSAFCHLSHPNYTLLFVVEDAHDPAAEVIRTVCATTQKGTLIVAGRTKTSCQKNHNLRAGVAHAKDVDILLFADADIQPSPHWLESMIAPLSTTDVTAVTGFRWLYSRTNTLGSSAHAFQNYCIFIAFSLSSRLWNGGLWGGSTAISRQDYDELGVDDLWSHTGVDDLSLSQHIRRHKRKSVLAYSCLTETDKTIRSYTKSISWYIRQVQYLKFYQRRDWYGAIAMAVIHQASIILSVSTLLIAPHLFHGWAGIVALLLTGGPMIVALPFFTLGKSGSPWFFIATAPISFFSVTWALLYSCTSNTIRWSGYAYQMDSKGTVQKITDVKGASS, from the coding sequence ATGATCTACACCATATCAGCCCTGCTTCTCTTCCTTATATATATACTGCTGCTTCTGGCAGCTCTCTCTACTCGTCTATTTCAAAAAAACTACACAGCCCCACCTGTACAAACCCCGCTCCCATCGTGTGCGGTCATTATTCCCTGCAAAGGATTCAGCGAAGATTTAGAAAGAAACCTCTCTGCCTTTTGCCATCTTTCCCACCCTAACTACACCCTTCTTTTTGTAGTAGAAGATGCCCATGATCCTGCAGCAGAAGTAATAAGAACGGTCTGTGCAACCACGCAAAAGGGAACTTTGATTGTGGCAGGAAGAACAAAAACATCCTGTCAGAAGAATCATAACCTCCGCGCAGGTGTTGCCCATGCAAAAGACGTGGATATACTTCTCTTTGCTGACGCTGATATCCAACCATCTCCCCATTGGTTAGAATCGATGATTGCCCCGCTCTCAACTACTGACGTAACTGCTGTTACAGGATTTCGATGGCTGTACTCACGGACCAACACCTTGGGAAGCAGCGCCCATGCATTTCAGAACTACTGTATTTTCATTGCCTTTTCTCTCAGCTCCCGCCTATGGAATGGAGGACTCTGGGGAGGATCAACAGCTATCTCCCGCCAGGACTACGACGAGCTTGGAGTAGACGATCTTTGGTCACATACCGGTGTTGATGATCTCAGTTTGTCCCAACACATACGTCGCCATAAGCGCAAAAGCGTGCTTGCCTACTCCTGTCTGACGGAAACTGACAAGACAATACGATCATATACCAAAAGTATTTCCTGGTATATCCGTCAAGTGCAATATCTTAAATTCTATCAACGACGAGATTGGTACGGCGCTATTGCCATGGCAGTGATCCATCAGGCGAGCATCATTCTCTCTGTATCTACCCTCCTTATTGCTCCCCACCTATTCCATGGCTGGGCCGGCATAGTTGCCCTGCTTCTTACAGGTGGCCCCATGATCGTGGCACTCCCCTTCTTTACGCTCGGAAAATCAGGCTCCCCGTGGTTTTTTATTGCCACCGCTCCAATCTCATTTTTTTCTGTAACGTGGGCACTCTTATACAGCTGTACCTCTAACACCATTCGCTGGAGTGGCTATGCCTACCAGATGGATAGCAAAGGGACTGTACAAAAAATAACCGACGTGAAAGGTGCTTCCTCATGA
- a CDS encoding HU family DNA-binding protein gives MNKTQFIDAVADDCGIAKRDVEKVIKSFMDTIQDTLAKDSSESIQFIGFGSFTVAERKARKGFNPQTKEEIEIPASKTVKFKPGAALKDAVNS, from the coding sequence ATGAACAAAACTCAGTTTATTGATGCCGTTGCAGATGATTGCGGTATTGCAAAGCGTGACGTTGAGAAGGTGATAAAATCATTCATGGATACGATCCAGGATACCCTTGCTAAAGATTCCAGCGAATCAATTCAGTTTATTGGTTTCGGAAGCTTTACTGTGGCAGAGCGAAAAGCACGCAAAGGGTTTAATCCTCAAACAAAAGAGGAAATTGAAATTCCTGCTTCAAAAACGGTTAAATTCAAACCGGGTGCGGCGCTCAAAGATGCTGTAAACAGCTAA
- the uvrC gene encoding excinuclease ABC subunit UvrC, whose amino-acid sequence MIDYESCKPDLPRLPGAYLFTQGETILYIGKANSIAQRVASYFSGRQERRHIPVMLRRADSIRWIVTENETEALVLEANLVKKHCPPYNIELKDDKHFPYIKITTYEPFPRICIVRSVTKDGAVYFGPFTEVTKLRRIVSLLRKSLRIRTCRRTISYHDNQRPCLNYSMGICSGPCNSHISHEEYAKSIDLVQSFFSGRRREVIARLTSQMKECSERRDYEKAALLRDRLQDIRSLTLRQGVDLKNPSLHCDVFASYVGATHSALTVMMIREGVIINQNNHIYGRDRWDGADLAMIVLDYYQRSMSRIPDEVLLAPEFEQDLHALSQWVETYQGGVTVKLPRRGEKYRLVQRCAKAARLYLSQKYLNEYPAIHEELAHVCQLPRTPKRIEAFDISNLGSSFAVAGMVHFFNGEPDKQYYRRYKIKSISGQNDFAMMMEVVHRRMARLAKAPADEVRPDLFLIDGGKGQLHSAMEALRDVPDPPMIISLAKKEEIIHSPYADKPIALSDGHPVRRLVERIRDEVHRFAITYHRKLRGRNVGRSLLEEVRGIGPQKARLLLRQYQSVQRIAACSPEELAQQPGITEANARDILQELREFL is encoded by the coding sequence ATGATAGATTACGAATCATGTAAGCCAGACCTACCCCGTCTTCCCGGAGCGTATCTTTTTACACAAGGGGAGACAATTCTCTACATTGGTAAAGCCAATAGTATCGCTCAACGGGTGGCGTCATATTTTTCTGGTCGGCAGGAGCGACGGCATATTCCGGTGATGCTGCGTCGGGCAGATTCCATACGTTGGATTGTTACGGAAAACGAAACGGAGGCCTTGGTTCTTGAAGCGAACCTGGTAAAAAAACATTGTCCTCCCTATAATATTGAACTCAAAGATGATAAGCATTTTCCCTATATTAAAATAACCACGTATGAGCCCTTTCCCCGTATTTGTATTGTGCGATCTGTTACCAAAGATGGTGCAGTCTATTTTGGTCCCTTTACAGAGGTAACAAAATTACGACGTATTGTTTCATTGTTGCGTAAGAGCCTTCGTATCCGCACATGCAGGAGGACCATTTCGTATCATGATAATCAGCGCCCATGTCTGAATTATAGCATGGGCATATGTAGTGGGCCGTGTAACTCACATATTTCCCATGAAGAATATGCCAAGAGCATTGATCTGGTGCAGAGTTTTTTCTCTGGACGGCGGCGCGAAGTTATTGCCCGGTTAACGTCTCAGATGAAGGAGTGTTCGGAACGGCGGGACTATGAGAAAGCAGCGCTCTTACGTGATCGTCTGCAAGATATTCGGTCTCTCACACTTCGACAAGGGGTTGATTTAAAAAATCCCTCCCTCCATTGTGATGTCTTTGCCTCTTATGTTGGGGCCACCCATTCTGCTTTGACGGTGATGATGATCCGTGAAGGGGTGATTATTAACCAAAATAATCATATCTATGGGCGTGACCGATGGGACGGGGCTGATCTTGCCATGATTGTGTTAGATTATTATCAACGAAGTATGAGTCGTATTCCCGACGAAGTGCTTCTTGCTCCTGAATTTGAGCAAGATCTCCATGCCCTATCCCAGTGGGTAGAGACATATCAGGGCGGAGTGACGGTAAAACTTCCGCGACGGGGAGAGAAGTATCGCTTGGTACAGCGCTGTGCCAAGGCGGCTCGATTATATTTAAGCCAAAAGTATCTGAATGAGTATCCCGCCATTCACGAGGAGCTTGCCCATGTATGTCAACTTCCACGTACCCCTAAACGCATTGAAGCCTTCGATATTTCGAATTTAGGGAGCAGTTTTGCCGTGGCGGGTATGGTTCATTTTTTCAATGGAGAACCTGATAAACAGTATTATCGGCGGTATAAAATTAAGAGTATCTCCGGTCAAAATGATTTTGCCATGATGATGGAAGTGGTACATCGGCGCATGGCACGGCTGGCCAAGGCTCCCGCCGATGAGGTTCGACCTGATCTCTTCTTGATTGATGGAGGAAAGGGACAGTTACACTCTGCCATGGAGGCCCTTCGTGATGTTCCCGATCCCCCGATGATCATCTCTCTTGCAAAGAAAGAGGAGATTATTCATTCCCCCTATGCAGACAAGCCCATTGCCCTTTCCGACGGACATCCCGTACGACGTCTTGTTGAACGTATTCGTGATGAGGTGCATCGTTTTGCCATCACCTATCACCGTAAGTTGCGTGGTCGCAATGTGGGGCGGTCTTTGTTGGAAGAAGTGCGTGGTATTGGCCCCCAAAAGGCGCGTCTTTTATTGCGACAGTATCAATCCGTACAGCGTATCGCTGCCTGTTCCCCGGAAGAGTTGGCACAACAGCCGGGAATTACAGAAGCAAATGCCCGAGATATTCTTCAGGAGTTACGGGAATTTTTGTAA
- a CDS encoding B12-binding domain-containing radical SAM protein, protein MGYPIVITCDRTMASEYHGLLFLGFSACLPTGVLPDLLYYPLFCPSARHRKGRLVCAPYGIRKIEAALIRAGIPAEEIIVAHPAHINRVVSKETEVLLVSSNDPLGMGPATSTFTELWGGEGRMAQKLRHLLTAKSIQKQRPKVILGGPGAWQFSVYPEEQKRLGIDTVITGEGEHSVVNLVASLRSVPSQSPPPVVAGEYVPNEDIPDIVHPAITGLVEVTRGCARSCDFCVPTVRRVRSRPMESILRETQVNLRENTGVLLHGEDILLYNSDGLKVNGPAVVSLFENIMKVPGVSWSGASHASLSSVVQSPETITGIQKALKWGTREHPGGYFQVGIETGSPRLIGTHMKGKVYPYAPKEWPEVVVQGMKILHEHSIFASATLILGLPGEEEEDIRATIDLIEKIAPYGSIIVPLLFTSMETSKLAGTTSLTLDKLTPSHYELLEKCWLHNLRWLPVIWDLYSHASPWAIRQTIRGAMRMGSPFVAWKIRRWARKRGVPAGVYKNSRNS, encoded by the coding sequence ATGGGATATCCGATTGTTATCACCTGTGACAGAACCATGGCAAGCGAATACCACGGTCTTCTTTTTTTGGGCTTCAGTGCCTGTCTACCAACGGGGGTGCTGCCTGACCTACTCTACTACCCCCTCTTTTGTCCTTCAGCACGACACAGAAAGGGACGGCTCGTTTGTGCCCCCTACGGCATCCGTAAAATTGAAGCAGCCCTTATTCGAGCCGGTATACCCGCTGAGGAAATTATTGTTGCTCACCCGGCCCATATTAATAGGGTTGTTTCTAAGGAAACAGAGGTTCTTCTGGTAAGTTCCAATGATCCCTTAGGGATGGGACCTGCCACAAGCACCTTTACGGAACTCTGGGGCGGAGAGGGACGAATGGCACAAAAACTGCGTCATCTTCTTACCGCCAAGAGTATACAAAAACAGAGGCCGAAAGTTATCCTTGGAGGTCCTGGGGCGTGGCAGTTCTCTGTCTACCCAGAAGAACAAAAGCGTCTGGGTATTGATACGGTAATTACGGGAGAAGGAGAACACTCCGTGGTGAATCTTGTCGCATCCCTGCGTTCCGTACCATCGCAGTCACCCCCGCCTGTAGTTGCAGGAGAATATGTTCCGAATGAAGATATTCCAGATATTGTACATCCTGCAATCACCGGGTTAGTTGAAGTAACCCGCGGGTGCGCTCGCAGTTGTGATTTTTGTGTACCCACGGTGCGGCGAGTCCGCTCCCGCCCCATGGAGTCAATCCTTCGAGAAACCCAGGTAAATCTTCGCGAGAATACGGGTGTTCTGCTTCACGGAGAGGATATACTCCTCTACAACTCTGATGGCTTGAAGGTAAATGGCCCTGCCGTGGTCTCCCTCTTTGAAAATATTATGAAGGTTCCCGGGGTCTCCTGGAGTGGGGCGAGCCACGCCTCTCTTTCGTCAGTGGTACAATCTCCAGAGACTATTACGGGTATACAGAAAGCCCTCAAGTGGGGTACCCGAGAGCACCCAGGGGGATATTTTCAAGTTGGCATAGAAACAGGAAGCCCCCGCCTTATCGGCACACATATGAAAGGGAAGGTCTATCCCTATGCACCCAAGGAGTGGCCGGAGGTTGTTGTGCAGGGAATGAAAATCCTTCATGAACATTCTATATTTGCCAGCGCAACTCTTATCCTCGGTCTTCCCGGAGAAGAAGAAGAGGATATCCGGGCAACCATTGACCTTATTGAAAAAATAGCCCCCTATGGAAGTATTATTGTCCCTCTCTTATTCACCTCAATGGAAACATCGAAGCTTGCCGGAACAACCTCGCTGACCCTGGATAAGCTCACCCCATCCCACTATGAGCTGCTTGAGAAATGCTGGCTGCATAACTTACGATGGCTCCCTGTCATTTGGGATCTCTACAGTCATGCATCCCCGTGGGCTATACGCCAGACCATACGCGGAGCCATGCGTATGGGATCTCCCTTCGTCGCCTGGAAGATCCGTCGCTGGGCGCGAAAACGAGGTGTGCCTGCAGGGGTTTACAAAAATTCCCGTAACTCCTGA
- a CDS encoding ATP-binding protein translates to MISISPYTLLILILAGITAFVAIYHLLFYFYDVKDKHSLAISLLSLSVSFYQLSCAGLYHLGQTEEHSIFFMHLNHIGISLIAIFLVQYIRNWLPSDRQEILKRFSLIYFLFLLYISYDAIRYVATGTETMLFDIRTAVEHSFFGTSFIEYSSTLPVTLFYVFVLLTILLSLVKLQQLFKHNRTIHERIIISSFYLFCLIAVNDLLVAAHIIPGVYLLEVSYLFIILAITNKYTYDHIILKNRFYRMNQNLDFEVQQKTRAYRQAKDEAEQANRAKSIFLANMTHDIRTPLNGIIGIADFLLRQSSTKPSQGEYISIIKQSGQTLLDLVNNILNFTKIEADKATVEIQRVCLDTLLDSIIHLFTLRAEEKGITMGYHLHRAVPEYIETDSTKLKQILINLLGNALKFTHSGKIWLSVYPQEKNLVFIVGDTGIGISPQQKERIFTAFTQEDTSTTRLYGGTGLGLAITKRIISLLHGEISLRSRKGKGTRFRVTLPVKAVAPPPKRDFGSRTPIALLSIDSYAQKREVSYILRNAGIICRNLHSFEDIYIQVSHTTRPHVLLYTPTSVETQQEEIESLQEERQFIPLAIGPMSSIITYDSEKYSAREFIPFPVSRRRLLDALSQHIDENLPYAPQKKARTEKKKSPFSHLSILVAEDNPVNSIVIDKIFQSLGISITIAKDGQEALEYLQEKYYHILFADIQMPRIDGIELTKKIRHSPEISQNRNIIIIALTANILSGDEARYYSLGMNDYLPKPVTISRIEKILEKWLNHDITQQPPLS, encoded by the coding sequence ATGATTTCAATTTCCCCATATACTCTTCTCATACTTATCCTTGCGGGAATCACAGCCTTTGTAGCCATATATCATCTTCTGTTCTACTTTTATGATGTAAAAGACAAACATAGCTTAGCAATTTCTCTTCTGTCCCTGTCTGTCTCTTTCTATCAATTATCCTGTGCCGGCCTCTACCACCTGGGACAAACAGAGGAGCACTCCATTTTCTTTATGCACCTCAACCATATCGGCATATCTCTTATTGCTATTTTTTTGGTGCAGTACATTCGCAACTGGCTTCCCTCGGATAGACAGGAGATTTTAAAACGATTCTCCCTCATCTATTTTCTATTTTTGCTCTATATTTCATACGATGCCATCCGCTATGTAGCAACCGGTACAGAGACCATGCTGTTTGATATTCGTACCGCCGTGGAGCACTCGTTCTTCGGTACCTCCTTTATTGAATACAGTAGCACCCTCCCGGTTACCCTCTTTTATGTGTTCGTTCTATTGACAATTCTGCTCTCCTTAGTGAAACTTCAACAACTTTTTAAACACAACCGTACCATTCATGAGCGAATCATTATCAGCAGCTTCTACCTCTTTTGCTTAATTGCAGTCAACGATCTGCTGGTGGCAGCCCATATTATTCCGGGAGTATATCTTCTCGAAGTATCATATCTCTTTATTATCCTTGCTATTACCAACAAATATACCTATGACCACATCATCTTAAAAAATCGCTTTTACCGTATGAATCAAAATCTTGACTTTGAGGTACAGCAAAAAACCCGTGCCTACCGTCAAGCCAAGGATGAAGCAGAGCAGGCAAACCGAGCAAAGTCCATATTCCTTGCAAATATGACCCACGATATTAGAACCCCCTTAAACGGCATCATTGGTATTGCAGATTTTCTCCTTCGCCAGAGTTCTACCAAGCCAAGTCAAGGTGAGTATATATCGATTATTAAACAGAGCGGGCAGACCCTCCTTGATCTTGTCAACAATATTCTCAATTTTACAAAAATAGAAGCAGATAAAGCAACAGTAGAAATACAGCGCGTCTGCCTTGACACCCTTCTTGATTCAATCATACATCTCTTTACCTTACGTGCTGAAGAAAAAGGTATTACCATGGGATACCACCTTCACCGTGCGGTTCCGGAGTACATAGAAACAGATTCAACAAAACTCAAACAGATCCTCATAAACCTCTTGGGAAATGCTCTAAAATTCACCCATTCGGGCAAAATATGGCTTTCCGTGTATCCACAGGAAAAGAACCTTGTCTTTATTGTAGGTGATACGGGTATTGGTATTAGCCCACAACAGAAAGAGCGTATTTTCACAGCCTTTACTCAAGAAGACACGTCAACCACACGACTATACGGTGGTACTGGCCTGGGGCTGGCCATTACCAAACGAATTATTTCCTTGCTTCATGGAGAGATTTCTCTGCGAAGCCGTAAAGGAAAGGGAACACGATTCCGTGTCACCCTTCCGGTAAAAGCCGTCGCACCACCGCCCAAAAGAGACTTTGGTTCGCGCACGCCCATTGCGCTTCTCTCCATAGACTCATACGCGCAGAAACGGGAAGTATCGTACATCCTGCGAAATGCAGGAATTATTTGTAGAAACCTTCACTCTTTCGAAGATATTTATATACAGGTTTCTCATACAACAAGACCGCACGTGCTGTTGTATACCCCAACATCCGTAGAAACCCAACAAGAGGAAATAGAATCGTTACAAGAAGAAAGACAATTTATTCCCCTTGCAATTGGCCCCATGAGTAGTATTATCACCTATGATTCAGAGAAATACTCTGCACGGGAGTTCATCCCCTTTCCCGTAAGCAGACGGCGTCTCCTAGATGCTCTGTCGCAACATATAGATGAGAATCTCCCGTATGCTCCGCAAAAAAAGGCACGCACGGAGAAAAAGAAATCACCCTTTTCCCACCTGTCTATACTCGTTGCAGAAGACAACCCCGTAAACAGTATTGTAATAGACAAAATTTTTCAAAGTCTCGGTATCTCCATTACCATCGCTAAGGACGGACAAGAAGCCCTTGAATACCTACAGGAAAAGTATTACCATATCCTTTTTGCCGATATTCAAATGCCGAGAATTGACGGCATAGAGCTTACGAAAAAGATCCGTCACTCTCCAGAAATCTCCCAAAACAGGAATATTATTATTATTGCCTTAACAGCTAATATTCTTTCGGGAGATGAGGCACGGTACTACTCCCTGGGGATGAATGACTACCTTCCCAAGCCGGTAACAATCTCCCGCATAGAAAAAATACTGGAAAAATGGCTGAATCATGACATAACTCAGCAGCCCCCCCTTTCATAG
- the queA gene encoding tRNA preQ1(34) S-adenosylmethionine ribosyltransferase-isomerase QueA: MLKTSDFDYILPSTLIATRPLEDRASARMMVLPRRNKEQIHATFADLPRFLRKGDRLVFNDTRVIPGRVFAHRSTGASVEILFTEPCDSHTWKALVRPGRKMRVGDEVLLGNAQITVQEILPDGLRVLRATQPIKELMDVHGEMPIPPYMERHADEKDKQTYQTVYAKNAGAVAAPTAGLHFTTELLQELTDAGVDSTYITLHVGVGTFRPVSEENPLDHPMHSEYFHISPEAVEEIEETRRAGGRIIAVGTTVVRALEAASQGGSLESGERSTNLMIMPGYTYQIVDGLITNFHLPRSTLLMLVSAFYSREALLSAYEEAIRHSYRFYSYGDGMLLI, encoded by the coding sequence ATGTTGAAAACAAGCGATTTTGACTATATCCTTCCCTCAACGCTTATTGCTACGCGGCCCTTGGAGGATCGTGCCTCGGCGCGTATGATGGTGTTGCCTCGAAGGAACAAGGAACAGATACATGCAACCTTTGCAGATCTTCCTCGATTTTTGCGTAAGGGGGATCGCCTTGTGTTTAACGATACCCGTGTTATTCCCGGTCGTGTTTTTGCTCATCGAAGCACCGGTGCTTCTGTGGAGATACTCTTTACAGAGCCCTGCGACAGCCATACCTGGAAAGCCCTTGTGCGGCCGGGCCGAAAGATGCGTGTAGGCGATGAGGTTTTGCTCGGTAATGCTCAGATTACTGTGCAGGAAATTCTGCCCGATGGGCTTCGTGTATTGAGAGCAACTCAGCCGATTAAGGAGCTAATGGATGTCCATGGAGAGATGCCTATTCCTCCCTACATGGAGCGTCATGCCGATGAAAAGGATAAACAGACCTATCAAACCGTATATGCAAAAAATGCGGGAGCTGTGGCCGCTCCCACGGCGGGACTCCATTTTACTACAGAGCTTCTTCAAGAACTCACCGATGCAGGCGTTGACAGTACTTATATCACGTTGCACGTGGGGGTGGGCACCTTTCGTCCCGTGAGTGAAGAAAACCCTCTCGATCATCCCATGCATTCAGAGTATTTCCATATTTCTCCCGAAGCAGTTGAGGAGATTGAGGAAACACGGCGTGCAGGGGGGCGTATTATTGCCGTGGGAACCACCGTTGTTCGTGCCTTGGAAGCAGCCTCACAGGGAGGGAGCTTAGAGAGCGGGGAGCGCTCCACCAACTTAATGATTATGCCCGGATATACCTATCAAATCGTGGATGGGTTGATTACCAACTTTCATTTACCCCGTTCTACCCTCCTCATGTTGGTATCTGCGTTTTATTCCCGGGAGGCTCTTCTTTCTGCCTATGAAGAAGCAATCCGCCATTCCTACCGATTTTATAGTTATGGTGATGGGATGTTGCTAATTTAA